The following proteins are co-located in the Megalops cyprinoides isolate fMegCyp1 chromosome 15, fMegCyp1.pri, whole genome shotgun sequence genome:
- the lrit2 gene encoding LOW QUALITY PROTEIN: leucine-rich repeat, immunoglobulin-like domain and transmembrane domain-containing protein 2 (The sequence of the model RefSeq protein was modified relative to this genomic sequence to represent the inferred CDS: inserted 4 bases in 3 codons; deleted 1 base in 1 codon; substituted 2 bases at 2 genomic stop codons): METALRGIPENIPQDLIKIXNENSHLTEISRGTFSKVRALEYFWLNFXFSVYSLEGLNNXELRLQGNKLHWVPWTTFQHTPGLKILDVKHNHLDVIPEYAVKYLPSLTFLNLSFNQLTVISTEVFLSWPLYFKAEEYGKREEVTSNVLVLHDNPWVCVCRLKGFVQLIDSLSPSIIITNSYFICSSPEHRAGRFFHEVELKTCMKPVATAPIENTTVLLGANITLACVAKARPSPAVWWTYGLKKIRGLNESQTQVDVDTVRCDLVIPSLHPADXAFNFIGNASVSMQVNAESSGSSFPLSSAFHLPPAEESACVYVRVVVQMVRGITLEWQADTARPTEAWCALHFGRVGTAKKVAVYIASGVDRXSLTDLLPTTKYEVCMALRSQGPRADQCIMFLTGSEASELEERGRPVHILVIFCSLVLVVPMGMHLCTLKTSSNCLDCHTRLPRQQRYREKSPGLGGRQGAFDSL; encoded by the exons ATGGAAACAGCCTTAAGAGGAATCCCTGAAAACATCCCTCAAGATTTGATCAAAATCTGAAATGAGAATTCACACCTTACAGAAATATCTCGTGGAACATTTTCTAAAGTGCGTGCCTTGGAGTACTTCTGGTTGAATT ATTTTAGCGTATACAGCCTGGAAGGGTTGAATA TTGAACTTCGACTGCAGGGGAACAAACTGCACTGGGTACCATGGACAACGTTTCAGCACACGCCTGGTTTAAAGATTCTGGATGTGAAACACAACCACCTGGACGTTATCCCAGAGTACGCCGTAAAATATTTGCCAAGTCTGACCTTCTTAAACTTGTCCTTCAATCAGCTTACGGTAATATCTACAGAGGTCTTCCTAAGCTGGCCTCTTTACTTCAAGGCAGAAGAATacggaaagagagaagaagTCACGTCTAATGTGCTGGTGCTACATGACAACCCATGGGTCTGTGTCTGTCGGCTGAAAGGCTTTGTCCAATTAATCGACTCACTCAGCCCCTCCATAATTATAACAAACTCGTATTTTATATGCTCGAGTCCCGAGCATAGGGCGGGTAGGTTTTTTCACGAGGTTGAATTGAAGACGTGCATGAAGCCCGTGGCCACCGCACCCATTGAAAACACCACCGTGCTGCTAGGAGCGAACATCACTCTGGCGTGTGTAGCAAAGGCCAGGCCCAGTCCAGCCGTCTGGTGGACATATGGCCTGAAGAAAATAAGAGGATTAAATG agtcacagacacaggtgGATGTGGACACGGTCAGGTGTGATCTGGTCATTCCCTCCCTGCACCCAGCTGA GGCCTTCAACTTTATTGGGAACGCCTCGGTCAGCATGCAGGTGAATGCAGAATCCTCTGGTTCGTCCTTCCCACTGTCCTCTGCCTTCCACCTGCCCCCGGCTGAGGAGAGTGCCTGTGTCTATGTGCGCGTTGTGGTG CAGATGGTGCGCGGTATCACCCTTGAGTGGCAGGCTGACACTGCCCGTCCCACTGAGGCCTGGTGCGCTCTGCACTTTGGCAGGGTTGGCACTGCCAAGAAAGTTGCCGTCTACATTGCCTCAGGAGTCGACAGGTAATCCCTCACTGACCTCTTGCCCACCACCAAGTATGAGGTGTGCATGGCGCTTAGGAGCCAGGGCCCCAGGGCCGACCAGTGCATCATGTTCCTGACAGGCAGCGAGGCCagtgagctggaggagagggggaggccTGTTCATATCCTGGTTATCTTCTGCTCCCTGGTGCTGGTGGTGCCCATGGGCATGCATCTCTGCACCTTGAAGACCAGCTCCAATTGCTTGGACTGCCACACGCGGTTGCCCAGGCAGCAGAGGTACAGAGAGAAGAGCCCAGGGctgggagggaggcagggagctTTTGACAGCCTGTAG